One part of the Vitis riparia cultivar Riparia Gloire de Montpellier isolate 1030 chromosome 8, EGFV_Vit.rip_1.0, whole genome shotgun sequence genome encodes these proteins:
- the LOC117919652 gene encoding protein N-terminal and lysine N-methyltransferase EFM7 — translation MDIALFSPSSLFADDEGCDSDGDKMETQQSYVERKHDFPGTELLIREFSFHQLNANLLWPGTFAFAEWLVQHRSWIEGRRSFELGSGTGALAIFLRKSFQLDITTSDYNDQEIEENIAYNCRVNGITPILPHIKHSWGDNFPIADPDWDLIIASDILLYVKQYPNLIKTLSFLLKFYKPKDDSAIPIMENEHKNETYEGLPRPAFLMSWRRRIGKEDESLFFTGCKNAGLEVKHMGSRVFCITPREATARTAMEELTSDAST, via the exons ATGGATATTGCGCTCTTCTCCCCTTCTTCGCTTTTTGCAGACGATGAGGGCTGCGATTCTG ATGGGGATAAGATGGAGACCCAGCAGAGCTACGTCGAAAGAAAGCACGATTTTCCTGGAACG GAATTGCTGATCCGAGAATTTTCTTTTCACCAGCTAAATGCTAATTTACTCTGGCCAGGGACATTTGCATTTGCAGAATGGTTAGTTCAGCATCGGTCCTGGATAGAAGGACGGCGCAGCTTTGAATTGGGCAG TGGCACTGGAGCTTTAGCCATTTTTCTAAGAAAATCATTTCAACTTGACATCACAACTTCAGACTATAATGACCAGGAAATTGAAGAGAATATAGCTTATAACTGCCGGGTGAATGGAATTACACCTATCCTTCCTCATATAAAGC ATTCATGGGGAGACAACTTTCCAATTGCTGACCCAGATTGGGACCTGATTATTGCAAGTGATATCTTATTGT ATGTGAAACAGTACCCAAACTTGATAAAGACTCTTTCCTTTCTCCTCAAATTTTACAAACCAAAAGATGACTCAGCAATTCCAATCATGGAGAATGAACACAAAAATG AAACATATGAGGGGCTGCCCCGGCCAGCATTTTTAATGAGTTGGAGACGCAGAATTGGAAAGGAGGATGAGTCACTCTTCTTTACTGGTTGCAAGAATGCTGGTCTTGAAGTAAAGCACATGGGTTCCCGTGTTTTTTGCATCACGCCTAGAGAAGCAACTGCAAGAACAGCAATGGAAGAATTAACCAGTGATGCCAGCACTTAG
- the LOC117920091 gene encoding GDSL esterase/lipase CPRD49-like — protein sequence MVGPPRPQFVLFGSSIVQFSYSNQGWGAILADLYARKADVVLRGYSGWNSRRALQVLDQVFPKDAAVQPSLVIVYFGGNDSMHPHPSGLGPHVPLPEYVENMKKIAVHLKSLSEQTRVIFLSAPPINEAQIRETLSGRLGTLGRTNECCGIYSEACLELCKEVGVKAIDLWTAIQQRDDWLNVCFTDGIHLSSEGSEVVVKEILKVLEEAEWEPSLHWKSLPSEFDDDSPYNPGSPVGKTTLKVADINLHREIEWD from the exons ATGGTTGGGCCACCGAGACCCCAGTTTGTGCTGTTCGGTTCATCCATAGTACAGTTCAGTTACAGCAACCAAGGATGGGGCGCGATTCTCGCTGACCTCTACGCCCGTAAg GCGGATGTAGTGTTGCGTGGATATTCTGGGTGGAACTCAAGGCGTGCTCTCCAAGTTCTGGACCAAGTGTTTCCAAAG GATGCTGCTGTGCAGCCATCTTTGGTGATAGTCTATTTTGGTGGTAACGACTCGATGCACCCTCACCCATCTGGTCTAGGCCCCCATGTACCACTTCCTGAATATGTTGAAAACATGAAGAAGATTGCTGTTCATCTCAAG AGCCTTTCAGAGCAAACACGCGTTATCTTTCTTAGTGCTCCTCCTATCAACGAGGCACAAATCCGCGAGACACTGAG TGGAAGACTGGGGACCCTGGGTCGGACAAATGAGTGCTGCGGAATATATTCAGAGGCTTGTTTAGAGTTGTGCAAAGAAGTGGGCGTGAAGGCTATTGATCTTTGGACTGCAATTCAGCAACGGGATGATTGGTTAAATGTTTGCTTCAC GGACGGCATCCATTTGTCAAGTGAAGGGAGCGAGGTAGTAGTGAAGGAGATACTGAAGGTGCTCGAAGAAGCTGAGTGGGAGCCCAGTCTCCACTGGAAGTCATTGCCTAGTGAATTCGATGATGATTCACCCTATAATCCTGGTAGTCCTGTTGGCAAGACCACCCTCAAGGTTGCTGACATCAACTTACACAGGGAGATAGAGTGGGACTAA